Within Calditrichota bacterium, the genomic segment GGGGCTGGCCGAGAAGGCCGGGTACCCCAAAGCCGCCCGGGCCGTGGGAGGCGTCATGCGGCGCAATCCGTTTCCCATTCTTATTCCCTGCCATCGGGTTCTGCGAAAAGGCGGAGGTCTGGGCGGATATACCGGGGGGATTGATCTAAAAATACGGCTTTTGCGGATAGAAGGCCGGATTTAATTTGTCTCTTTCCTTTCTTTTCTCCAGCGTTCATAAATTGCTTGACTGTACAGTCAATAGTTTTTATCTTTAAAAAAGAAGTATTTAGTCGTTAAATAATCCGCACGTTGGTGAGCGGCCATAAGCCCATTTTGTGATTGGGCTTTGGCAAATAGGTCATAAAATGACGAGTGGATTGGTTAAAGGGAGGAATCCTAATGCGCGGTTTTGTGGTTCGCTGGGTTGTAAATGCGCTGGCATTGATTTTGACAGCGATGATTATTAAGGGAATGGATTTTCAGGGCATTCTTTCCCCGTTTGTGGCTGCACTGGTTATCGGCGTTTTAAACGCCGTGCTGCGTCCTTTTCTGATTTTGATTACCCTTCCCATCAATATTCTTTCGTTGGGGGTGTTTACATTTGTTGTGAATGGTTTTCTTATTTACATGACGGCCAAAGTGGTGAACGGATTCACCATTGAAAATTTCTGGGCCGCTTTCGTTGGGGCTATTTTACTGAGCATTATCAGCTTTCTTTTGAGTCTTTTCATCAGCGATAAGGGAAAGATTGAGACGCTCACTGCCAGACGGTCCAAGTAGCGGCTGAACCGTGCTCTTTTTCTCTCATGAAAAAGACGCTGCAGGAATGAGCCTTTTGTGATAATGAGGGGGCAGTTTGCCGGTGAAAGAATCCCCCCAGTCTTTTTGTTTGTACCTTCGCGGCGATGTCCGCCTGGGGCAGGTTGGATTGAGCTTGCAGAAAGAATGATTACGGGTTATGAAATTGACATTTTTTAAAGAAGAAACACTGGCTGTCAAGGAATCCTGGCGATTTTTTCGCGAGAAGGTTCGCGAATATGAGGATCACACCGGGCGATTGGCCTATCTTTTTTGGGACACGCTTCGCTTTAGTTTCCGCCGCCCTTTTGAATGGGATACCGTGCTGGAATATCTGGAAAAGCTGGGGGTAAAATCTCACGGCATTGTGATGCTGACCTTCTTTTTTCTCGGAATGGTTATTACGGTGCAGGTGGCCTTTTCCCGATCCAATTTTGCCGGACGGGCTATTGTGGGGGCAGCGGTTGCAGCCGGCCTGGTGAAAGAGTTTGGCCCGCTTCTCACCGGTTTACTGGTTGGCGGACGAGTGGGGTCGGGCATGACGGCGGTGATTGGCTCGATGAGTGTTACCGAACAGATTGATGCCATTCGCTCCCTTGGGGCCAGCCCCATAAAAAAATTGGTGGTTCCCCGCTTTTTGGCCACGCTTGTGATGATGCCCGTTCTTACAATAATGGGTGATTTTTGGGGAATGGTCGGCGGTCTGGTGGTGGCCAAATTAAATCTGCGGATGAGCACCTTCCAGTACATCAATCCGGCCATAAACGCCCTGGCCATTTCGGATATTACGGTGGGCATCGTCAAATCCGTTTTTTTCGCCATTATTATTTCAATGGTGGGGTGCTACAACGGCTTCAGCGTACGTCACGGCGCCGAAGATGTGGGAAACTCGACCACGAATACCGTTGTAGCCAGTTTTATCCTGATTATGATTTCGGATTTCTTCCTGACAAAACTCTTTGTAATTTTTATTGGCGGCTGATGGATGAACGATTTTATTGTTTTCGAGGATTTGCATAAGCGCTTTGGAGAACACGAGGTGCTGAGAGGCATCAATCTCTCCATTGCAGAAGGAGAAACCATTGTTATTCTTGGCGGCAGCGGTGCCGGAAAAAGTGTGCTTTTGCGTCACATCAACGGTCTCCTGAAACCCGACGAAGGACGCATCCTGGTGGACGGAGAAGACATTACTGATTTTTCCGAAGAACAGCTTATTCCTGTGCGAACAAAGGTGGGAATGGTTTTTCAGGGCGGTGCGCTGTTCGATTCCCTGGATGTTTTCGAAAATGTGGCCTACGCGCTGCGGGAACACACCCATTTTTCGGAAGAAGAAATCGCCGTCCGTGTACGAGAGAAGCTGCGATTGGTGGGGCTTGAGGGCTCCGAGGATATGATGCCGTCCGATTTGTCCGGAGGGATGAAAAAGCGGGTCAGCCTGGCGCGGGCCCTTGCGATCGAGCCCAAAGGGCTGTTGTACGATGAACCCACAACGGGTCTGGATCCGATTATTGCAAAAAAAATAAATGAGATGATCCGGAATCTTCAAGAAATTCTTGGGGTGACATCGGTTGTGGTCACACACGACATTAAAAGTGCGTTTACCGTTGGGGATCGAATTGCTCTTTTGTACAAGGGGAAAATCCGATTTGTGGGCACTGTTGAGGAAACCCGTGCAACAGATGATCCGATTGTAAGAGAATTTATCGAAAGTTAGCTTTGTGATTTTTAGAAACGGCAGGAAAGCACGGGTGTTGCAGAACCTTAAACGAATTCTTTTTGTTTTAAAGGATTTCCATCTGCGGAAAAGTGATTTCGCTTTTTCAGGAAATGGAATCTCCGCTATCGGGCAAGAACTGTTGGATCAAATAAATAGGAGTTTCCATGAATAGACGATTTGTTCGAGAGTCTCGTGTGGGCGCCCTGATTTTGGTGGCTTTTATTGTTCTGATTATTGCCATTTTTTCAGTGGGTCAGCAGCAAAAGGTGTTCGGAGAAAAGGTCCGCTACAAGATTTTATTCTCCAATATTAACGGGCTCCATCGGGGCGACGCGGTGATGCTGAACGGGGTCAACGTAGGCTATGTGGAACGCATTCAATTTCCGGAAGATCTGTCCAAACAGAGTATCGAAGTGACGATTCGCGTACAGAAGGATATTCACAACCGGATTCGGGAGGATTCAGAGGCTCGGATCGGCTCGCTGTCTTTGGTCACCACGCGTTTTGTAAGTCTGTCGATGGGAAGCGCGTCCAGCCCTCCCCTGCCTCCGGGATCGTACATTCGGGCAGCCAAATCAATTGGGTATGAGGATGTGCTGAGCAGCAGTGATGTGGTCATTCAAAATATTGGCACAATTGCCGAGAATTTGCAAAAGATCGTTGCCAACATCTCGGAAGGGAAGGGGCTTCTGGGAAACCTTATCACACAGCCGAATCCGGAATTTCAGGAAACCCTGTCGAATTTGCAGAAGACCAGCCGGGATTTGAAAGTGCTTCTTGCTCAGGCCAAAGCAGGGAAAGGCGCCCTGGGGTACATGCTGAGTGATACCGTCAATGTGGCAAAAACGGTTGAAAATCTGCGGGAAACCAGCGAACGCTTAAACCGGGTCTCGAAACAGCTGGAAAATTCCCAGTCGCTGATCGGCAAGCTGCTGAATGACCCGAAATACGGGAAGAGCGTTGCGAAGAATTTGGCAGATGTTTTGCAGTCACTCAAAAATATTACGGCAAAAATTGACTCCGGCAAGGGCACATTGGGTGCGATGGTAAACGATCCGGAAATGTACTGGGCCTTGCGTGATGCCCTGTACGGCGTCGAATCCAATCGGTTTTTGCGGTGGTTTTTGCCCAGGACACGAGAAAAAGGCGAATCTCTCCGAAAGGAGATGAAACGGCGGAAATAGGGAAGCACGACAATCAATCTCTTAAAAAGGGAACGGAACCATGTTTGGATTAGGAAAACCGGTAAAGGTAGGTTTGGCCCTTGGGGGCGGTGGAGCCAAGGGATTTGCACATCTGGGCGTGCTCAGAGTGCTGGAAGACAATCATATTCCGATTCAGATTATTACGGGAACAAGCGCCGGTTCGATTGCGGGGGCCATGTACGCCCAGTTGGGACGCATTGACGCGGTTGAAGAAAAAATGCTTGGGCTTCTGCGGACGGATTTCATCAAAAAAAATAAATTGGATCTCATGGTTCCGCCCAAAGAGTGGGAGCGGCAAAAACTCCTCAAGCGGGTGGGATATTTTGTAAAACAGCAGTTTATTCTTTCCCGGACCTTTGTTCGGATGAGCTTCTTCGAAGCCGATGTTTTGGAAGAGGCTCTTTCGTATCTGCTGGAAGATACGGATATTCGCGAAACCAAAATTCCTTTCGGCGCTGCCACGGTAGATTATCTCTCCGGACAAAGGATTCTTTTGACGGAGGGCCCGATTCGAAAGGCCGTGGCGGCCAGCTGCACCATCCCCGGCGTATTTCCGCCGGTTCCCTGGGACGGCATGAAATTGGTAGATGGGGGCGTAACCAGCCTGGTTCCGGTTGTTGAAGCGCATGAAATGGGCGCCACATTCGTGATCGGGGTCAATGTGAGTCCCGGGATTGAAGAGGACCTCGATGTTCGGAATGCGCTTGAACTGATGTTCCGGGCAGACGAAATTACCAGTCATTATTTGACCATGGAACAATTGAAACAGGCTCACGTTGTCATCCACCCCGATTTAGGCCGGATTCACTGGGCCGATTTTAAAAATGCGGATACCATGATCCGCATTGGAATGGAAACGGCAGAGAAAAAGATTACGGAAGTCAAAAAAGCCCTGAAAAAGAAAAAACGCCATCATTGGCTTATTTAGGGGCAGCTGAATATCGTGTTTTTTCCGTGATGATCCCGCAATGTTCATTCAGCGTTTGCGTGACTTCGGGAAGAAGATGAAGTCCCTGTGCTTCTGCCAGATTTTTTCAAGAAAGGGTTCACTGCCCGATGCCACATGAAAGGCCTCAAATGAGGCCGCGTTTTTCCCGGAATAATTTTGATGGTACGTTTCAGCGGGGTAAAATTCTTGGGCGGGCAGAATCAGGGTAACAATGGGGTTTTCAAAGATGCCGGATTCCGCCAGCGCCTGCCTGGATTCTTCTGCCAATTCCTTTTGTTGCGCGTTGATGTAAAAAATAGCTGTGGTGTACTGAGGTCCCCGATCGTAAAATTGGCCCCCGGGGTCTGTTGGATCGATGTGTTTCCAGTAGACCTCCAGTAAATCCTGATAGGATACCTTCGCGGGGTCGTAACGGACCAACACCGCCTCAAAATGACCCGTTGCCCCCGTGCACACCTCTTTATAGGTCGGATTGGGCCTGTCGCCGCCCGTGTAACCGGACGTTACTGACAGCACACCGGGCACCTGTTGAAAAACCGCGTCCATGCACCAGAAGCAGCCGCCCGCAAAAATTGCCTGATGATGGGTTTCAGTTTGATCCGGCGGGGTAGGTTTTTGGCTCGTCTTGTTATCCTCCCGATAAAATGGGTTCTTACAGGATTATTAATCAGAAACCTGTTTTAAGACTATCTTAAAAATAGGTGACCAATTCATCCAATTTGTCATCATTAACGTGTGCGTTTAATTTAATAAAATTGAATCCGGCATGCAATACATTCATATAAAAAAAGGAAATTTAAGGAAAGAGCACATCACGCCTAAAAACTCTTTCGGCTATTTAAACTGGATTTCTTCTTTTGTATTTCTTAAATTATTAACGGGTTAACCTAAATCGGTTGTTTCACCGTGAATCCAAAATGATGGCCCATTAACACCATCGCCAATTAACGAATGTAACCATCGGAACCAGAAACGTGACGATTTTTGCATTGCCGGTGAGTCTGGCATTTGTCATAAATCTGACACTTGCCATTTTCGTTTTTCTTTATAATCCACATCGGTTGGTGAATCGCCTGTTCGGCCTCTTTGTTTTCTTCTTTGCCATCTGGAATCTGGGCGAATTCATCATGATTATTAGCAAGGTAGATGCCATCACCCTCTGGGGCATCCGCCTGATTCTGTTCGGAATGTTTTTGTCCCCGGCCTTTTTTCTCCATTTCAGCCTGATTTTCCCCCGTCGGATCCGTTTGCCCATTCTGGAAAAACTGGAACTCATTCCCATTTACACGGTTCCCCTGTTTTTATTTCTGATTTCAATCTGGGGCACACACATTGAAATTCACCGCATACCCGAACTGGACAATATTTGCTACTATTCGTTTAACATTCGCAGCGTGCTGGGGCTGGTACGGGTTTCTCTGATTGTTGCGTACAGCTTTCTTTGGTACGGCTGGGGGGTTTTGAATCTGACCCGTGCCCTGCGCAAAAGGGTTTCGGCCCGGGAACAGTTAAAAATAAAATACCTTATTATCGGCGTTGGTCTTATTTTTTTGATTGGAATTCTGGTGGGGTTATCCCGGCTGTTTTTTTCCACCGGCAAAATGTTCTTTTTCCTGGGAAGCTCTTACACCATTTTGATTAGTCTGTTTCTGGGGGCCGCCATTTTCAAGGTCAAACTCTTGAACATTCGCCTGCTGATATCCAAAAGTCTGACGTATTTTATTGTAACCAGTCTGCTGCTGTCCGTTTACATCCTTCTGATCAAAAACATTGCCCAGATGCTGGCTGAGGCCTATGGGGTCACGTCCAGTCTGATCGAAGGCGGGCTCATTGTTATTTTTGTCTTCCTCCTGCGTCCGCTGGAAAAGGTGGTCAGCACATTTTTGGATCAATTCTTTTTTAAAGAATACTTTCAGATGCGGGAGCGAATGAGTTCCTTTCAGCGGGAATTGTTGAGCTGCCTGGACCAAACCCACCTGGCGTGCAAAATAACCGATTTTTTATCCAAGGAAATCGGGTTTCCCAAGGTGATGATTGTCATTTCGGATGATCAGGCTATGGGGCGGTATCGATCGGCGTGTGCTGTCGGATGGCGGAAAAAGGTTGAATTTTTCGAAAGCGATCCCCTGATTGAGTGGATCCGGAAGAAAAAAGCGCTTCTCGGACGCGACGAGCTGCTCAGTCTGCTTCCTCAAAAAGAACGGGAAAAACCGCCATTTAACCACACAGCCCTTATTCTGCCGTTGATTGGGGAAGAAAATGTGCTGGGTCTTGTGTTCCTGTCCTTCTTTCCCAATCAAAGGAAATTCTCGGAAGATTGGCTTGAATTACTGGAAATTTTTGCCAGCCAGATTTCATTGGCCATTTTGCGGGTTCAAACCATTCAAAAGGTGCAGGCCAAAGAACGGGAACTGGTTCAGGCCGAAAAATTGGCGGCTTTGGGACGAATGATTGCCATCGTTTCCCATGAAATCCGAAATCCTCTTGGCGTCATTCAAACCTCTGCGGAAACGCTTCTGGAACAACCCGATCATCTGACGGAAACTCAAAAGGAGATTTTGACGTTTATCTTGCAGGAAACCGATCGGCTCACGCGTATTTTGACCGATTTCCTGACATTTGCCAAACCACAGCCCATTCGCAGGGTTCCCGTGGAATTGCAGACCCTGGTGAGCCGGGTTTTTCGAATGCTGGAAAGGGAAGCCCAACAAAAGGGGCATGTACTGCGACTCGAAAAAAGTTCCCGGCCCATTTGGGTCAAAGGGGATCCGGATCAATTGTATCAGGCCCTTTTGAATCTGGGACTTAACGGATTGGAAGCGATGTCCCGCGGCGGCGAGTTGATTATTCGCCTGATGCCGATTTCGAAAAAGTGGGTGGCTCTCGAGGTGGAGGACCAGGGAAAGGGAATTGCCGTTGAAGATCAAAAGAGAGTGTTTGATCCCTTCTTCACAACCAAAGAAAAGGGTTCGGGTATTGGGTTGGCTATCGTGAAACGTATTATAAAGGAACACGGGGGAAATGTGGAATTTGATACGAACGCCGAAGGGACCGTTTTCAAAATCTACTTACCGCTGAATGAGAATCGATTAATGAATCCGAAAGAAATGGAATAGACCGTTTCCGCGCGTGGTGTAGCGGCACTTAAAATACGAGCCATTTCAGAGGCTCCGGTTTTTCAGACCAAGGAACCCGTCCGATGAGCAAAAAAGAAAGCATTTTGATTGTTGAAGACGAACCCCGGCTGCTGCGATTGCTGGAAATAAACCTTCAATCCCAGTTTGATGTCACCACCGTTTCAAATGGCACCGAGGCCCTCTCAAAAATTCAGAAGGAGTCATTTGATGCCATCCTGTCGGATATCCGCTTGCCGGGTGCGTCGGGCATGGATATTCTGAAGGCCTCCATTCGGAAGGATCCCGAAATTCCGGTTATCCTCGTTACGGCCTTTGGAACGGTGGAAAATGCCGTGGAAGCCATGAAGATCGGGGCGTTTGATTATCTGGTAAAGCCGGTGAAAATCAAAGAACTGAAAATGGTTCTGGAGAGGGCGTTCCAGTTTCGTGCGCTTCGACGCGAAAACAGGGAACTCCGAAAAACCATCCGTTCCCTTCGAATGAAGCTGCCGGAATTTATTACCGTCAATCCGCGGATGCAGGCTATTCTAAAGCGGGTTCGGGATGTGGCCCCCACAGGGGCAACCGTGCTGATTCAGGGCAAAAGCGGTACGGGGAAGGAGTTGATTGCTCAGATGATTCATCAGCTCAGCGACCGCTCCGACGGGCCGTTTGTACCGGTCAATTGCGCGGCCATTCCTCAGGATTTGTTGGAAAGCGAACTTTTCGGACACGAAAGGGGAGCCTTTACAGGAGCGGTTCATCAAAAAAAGGGGAAATTTGAACTGGCCAATGGAGGCACCTTTTTCCTGGATGAGATCGCCGAACTGCCGCTCAATTTACAGGCCAAACTTCTGCGGGTGCTGGAAACCCACCAGGTCAGCCGGGTGGGGGGAACCCAAACCCTCGACGTGGATGTACGGGTCATCGCCGCTACCAACCGGGACTTACAGAAACTTGTCAGGGAAGGCGGGTTTCGCGAAGACCTGTTCTACCGGTTAAATGTGGTTAAAATTAGTTTGCCGGAACTGAGAGAACGGCCGGATGACATCCCCGTGCTGGTGGATTATTTTCTGCGGAAGTATCGGGAGGAGCTTAAAAAGGACGTGACCTCTGTTTCGCCGGAGGCTCAGCGGGTGTTGATGCAGTACCCCTGGCCGGGAAATGTGCGCGAACTGGAAAATGTGGTGTACCGCGCCGTTTTATTTGTGGAAGGGACTGAAATCCGGCCGGAGCATCTTCCGGAGGAGCTTCGGGCCGGTGGGCATGAATCGGGACATGATATTCCGCAGACAAAAGATGAATTGCTCGCTGCCAAGAAAAAGTTGAAACAGGAGGTTATCCAGGCCCTCGAAAAACGCTTTCTTGAAAATGCGCTTCAGGACAATGAGTGGAATATTTCCCGAACGGCCCGCGCCGTGGGAATGGATCGGCGGCAGCTTCAGAACATGATTCGCCGCCACAAGATTGCATTTCCTTCCATAAAAGAATAGACAGGCATTGACGGCGGGCTTCCCCGATGTGTTTCGCCCTTCCCTCGACTTCGCCCGGGAGCCGGCCAAATCGCTCGGTTCTTGTTTTTTAGGATTTGCAGTTGGCCTGCGATTAAAATACTCGCACATCTAATCACTTAATTATAAACCATTATCCCCCATTCCTCAATCCAACCTGCGAATAAACCATTCGCACTTCCGCCTCCCACACGCGGCAAGTCATTTTTCAACATACAAAAAAACAATAGGTTAGATTGTACGTAAACTCTGGCATTCCAATTGCACATAAAAGAAACAGATGGTTGGTTAAATGAAATAATTCATTGAGGAAAGGAGGGATTAAAAAATGTGGCAAGGCTGGCTGAGTGGTATTTTGGGATTGTGGTCTATTGTGGCCGCGTTTGTGTTGACCGGTTCTAAAACCGGAAACATTATCAATGATCTCATTCTTGGGATCGTATGGTTTATCGCCGGTTTCACATTAACCAAAATGTGGAATGGTTGGGTAGTCGGAATCCTCGGAATCTGGTTTGTCATTTCCGCGTTTATTTTTCCGGCGGCAGCAACCACGAATTTCTGGAATGATCTGATTGTTGGAATTATCGTGGCTGTGGTAGGATTCTTGAGCCTGACGGAACGCAAGGAAATGCAGCACAAAACGGCGTAACGGCTTATTTGGGGATGGTCTGTCTGAAAAAGGCCATCCCCTCATTTTTTAAAGAAAGAAGGTGAGTGGGTCATGCGGGTGTTGCTTCTGAATTCGCCTACGAAAAATTTCTACGGACAGCTGGGGATTCAGCTTCTTCCCCTGGGGTTAGCCTATCTGGCAGGATCGCTGCTGGAAGATGGGCACCAGGTGGATGTGGTTGATTTAATGGCCGAACCGGAAAAGGAATCTCAAATCGATTTCGGAAAATATGAACTGGTGGGAATTTCTTCGGATACACCCCGGTATCCAAAATCGCTGCAGCTGGCGCGACGGGCAAAAGCAGAAGGCGCCCTTGTGGTGATGGGGGGGTACCATGTCACCTTCCAGGACCGTGAGGCGATTAACAGCGGAGTGGTGGATTTTGTGGTTCGCGGTGAAGGAGAATATGTGCTTCGCGATCTGGTGAATGCTCTGGAACACACGGGCGATGTTTCGCATGTCAGGGGCATATCCTACAAGGCCGATGGAACCTGTGTCCGGAATCCGTCCGCGCCGTTTATTCAGGATCTGGATGCCATTCCTCTGCCCCGGCGCGATCTGTTTCCGAAGAACAAATATCTCTCAACCTACGACAATCGCCCCATGACCACAATGGTGACCTCGCGGGGCTGTCCGTTTGATTGTGCCTTCTGTTCCGCTTCCCGATTTGGCGGCCTGAAGTGGCGGACACGAAGTCTTGATTCCATTCTTGACGAAATGGCGCTCCTCATTCACCAGGGCTACCGATCCTTCTTGTTTGTTGACGATAATTTTACACTCAATCCCCGCCGGGTTCTGGATTTTGCCGGTGAAATCCTGCGGCGCAAATGGGACATTCGATGGTGGTGTTTTTCCCGGGTGGACACAATTGTCAAAAATCCGGATATGGTGAGAAAAATGGCAGAGGCCGGAAATCGCACCATGTTTTTGGGGCTGGAAAGTGCCCATCAATCCATATTGGACGGGTGGGGGAAAAAGATTACCGTGGACGAGCAAAAGGAAGCGGTCAGAATTCTAAAGGAAAACGGTATTGGGGTGTACGCGAGTTTTGTTTTGGGAGATCGACAGGACACAAAAGAGTCCATTAAACAGACCATCCGCTATGCCCGGGAACTGGACCCGGCAACCTGTCAATTTTCGGTGCTGACACCCTACCCGGGGACACGCCTTTTCGAAGAGTTGCGGGCGAAGAATTTAATTCTCACATACGATTGGAGGTATTACGACGGCATCCACAGCGTGATCAAACTGGAGAATCTGGATCCCGTGGAATTGCCGAAACTGGCCATCCGGGCTTATCGAAAACTCTATTTTCGCTGGAAAAACATCCCTGTCCTGATCTGGAATGTGCT encodes:
- a CDS encoding phage holin family protein: MRGFVVRWVVNALALILTAMIIKGMDFQGILSPFVAALVIGVLNAVLRPFLILITLPINILSLGVFTFVVNGFLIYMTAKVVNGFTIENFWAAFVGAILLSIISFLLSLFISDKGKIETLTARRSK
- a CDS encoding MCE family protein, with the translated sequence MNRRFVRESRVGALILVAFIVLIIAIFSVGQQQKVFGEKVRYKILFSNINGLHRGDAVMLNGVNVGYVERIQFPEDLSKQSIEVTIRVQKDIHNRIREDSEARIGSLSLVTTRFVSLSMGSASSPPLPPGSYIRAAKSIGYEDVLSSSDVVIQNIGTIAENLQKIVANISEGKGLLGNLITQPNPEFQETLSNLQKTSRDLKVLLAQAKAGKGALGYMLSDTVNVAKTVENLRETSERLNRVSKQLENSQSLIGKLLNDPKYGKSVAKNLADVLQSLKNITAKIDSGKGTLGAMVNDPEMYWALRDALYGVESNRFLRWFLPRTREKGESLRKEMKRRK
- a CDS encoding sigma-54-dependent Fis family transcriptional regulator, with product MSKKESILIVEDEPRLLRLLEINLQSQFDVTTVSNGTEALSKIQKESFDAILSDIRLPGASGMDILKASIRKDPEIPVILVTAFGTVENAVEAMKIGAFDYLVKPVKIKELKMVLERAFQFRALRRENRELRKTIRSLRMKLPEFITVNPRMQAILKRVRDVAPTGATVLIQGKSGTGKELIAQMIHQLSDRSDGPFVPVNCAAIPQDLLESELFGHERGAFTGAVHQKKGKFELANGGTFFLDEIAELPLNLQAKLLRVLETHQVSRVGGTQTLDVDVRVIAATNRDLQKLVREGGFREDLFYRLNVVKISLPELRERPDDIPVLVDYFLRKYREELKKDVTSVSPEAQRVLMQYPWPGNVRELENVVYRAVLFVEGTEIRPEHLPEELRAGGHESGHDIPQTKDELLAAKKKLKQEVIQALEKRFLENALQDNEWNISRTARAVGMDRRQLQNMIRRHKIAFPSIKE
- a CDS encoding GHKL domain-containing protein encodes the protein MTIFALPVSLAFVINLTLAIFVFLYNPHRLVNRLFGLFVFFFAIWNLGEFIMIISKVDAITLWGIRLILFGMFLSPAFFLHFSLIFPRRIRLPILEKLELIPIYTVPLFLFLISIWGTHIEIHRIPELDNICYYSFNIRSVLGLVRVSLIVAYSFLWYGWGVLNLTRALRKRVSAREQLKIKYLIIGVGLIFLIGILVGLSRLFFSTGKMFFFLGSSYTILISLFLGAAIFKVKLLNIRLLISKSLTYFIVTSLLLSVYILLIKNIAQMLAEAYGVTSSLIEGGLIVIFVFLLRPLEKVVSTFLDQFFFKEYFQMRERMSSFQRELLSCLDQTHLACKITDFLSKEIGFPKVMIVISDDQAMGRYRSACAVGWRKKVEFFESDPLIEWIRKKKALLGRDELLSLLPQKEREKPPFNHTALILPLIGEENVLGLVFLSFFPNQRKFSEDWLELLEIFASQISLAILRVQTIQKVQAKERELVQAEKLAALGRMIAIVSHEIRNPLGVIQTSAETLLEQPDHLTETQKEILTFILQETDRLTRILTDFLTFAKPQPIRRVPVELQTLVSRVFRMLEREAQQKGHVLRLEKSSRPIWVKGDPDQLYQALLNLGLNGLEAMSRGGELIIRLMPISKKWVALEVEDQGKGIAVEDQKRVFDPFFTTKEKGSGIGLAIVKRIIKEHGGNVEFDTNAEGTVFKIYLPLNENRLMNPKEME
- a CDS encoding ABC transporter permease, translated to MKLTFFKEETLAVKESWRFFREKVREYEDHTGRLAYLFWDTLRFSFRRPFEWDTVLEYLEKLGVKSHGIVMLTFFFLGMVITVQVAFSRSNFAGRAIVGAAVAAGLVKEFGPLLTGLLVGGRVGSGMTAVIGSMSVTEQIDAIRSLGASPIKKLVVPRFLATLVMMPVLTIMGDFWGMVGGLVVAKLNLRMSTFQYINPAINALAISDITVGIVKSVFFAIIISMVGCYNGFSVRHGAEDVGNSTTNTVVASFILIMISDFFLTKLFVIFIGG
- the msrA gene encoding peptide-methionine (S)-S-oxide reductase MsrA; its protein translation is MDAVFQQVPGVLSVTSGYTGGDRPNPTYKEVCTGATGHFEAVLVRYDPAKVSYQDLLEVYWKHIDPTDPGGQFYDRGPQYTTAIFYINAQQKELAEESRQALAESGIFENPIVTLILPAQEFYPAETYHQNYSGKNAASFEAFHVASGSEPFLEKIWQKHRDFIFFPKSRKR
- a CDS encoding ABC transporter ATP-binding protein, translated to MNDFIVFEDLHKRFGEHEVLRGINLSIAEGETIVILGGSGAGKSVLLRHINGLLKPDEGRILVDGEDITDFSEEQLIPVRTKVGMVFQGGALFDSLDVFENVAYALREHTHFSEEEIAVRVREKLRLVGLEGSEDMMPSDLSGGMKKRVSLARALAIEPKGLLYDEPTTGLDPIIAKKINEMIRNLQEILGVTSVVVTHDIKSAFTVGDRIALLYKGKIRFVGTVEETRATDDPIVREFIES
- a CDS encoding radical SAM protein; the encoded protein is MRVLLLNSPTKNFYGQLGIQLLPLGLAYLAGSLLEDGHQVDVVDLMAEPEKESQIDFGKYELVGISSDTPRYPKSLQLARRAKAEGALVVMGGYHVTFQDREAINSGVVDFVVRGEGEYVLRDLVNALEHTGDVSHVRGISYKADGTCVRNPSAPFIQDLDAIPLPRRDLFPKNKYLSTYDNRPMTTMVTSRGCPFDCAFCSASRFGGLKWRTRSLDSILDEMALLIHQGYRSFLFVDDNFTLNPRRVLDFAGEILRRKWDIRWWCFSRVDTIVKNPDMVRKMAEAGNRTMFLGLESAHQSILDGWGKKITVDEQKEAVRILKENGIGVYASFVLGDRQDTKESIKQTIRYARELDPATCQFSVLTPYPGTRLFEELRAKNLILTYDWRYYDGIHSVIKLENLDPVELPKLAIRAYRKLYFRWKNIPVLIWNVLKKPVNFKFYFDEIFSGLRVMKALSKSKFDLTKPSAGKQALQLRRA